CTCACCTGGCCGACGAGCTTGCCGCCGCCGTAGACGTCGTAGCCCTGACGGGCGATGCCGCGCTCGAGCATCCTGAGGCCGACCAACCGCCGCTGGCAAGCCGGCTTCCACATCGCCTCGCGGCCATAAAAATCCTTGTCCTTGACCACCCAAGCGTAATCGCTGCAGAGCGGGTTGGTGTCGGCGCCGAATTCATGGCCGAAGAGTGGAAAACCGGCCTCGAGCCGGAGGGTATCCCTGGCGCCGAGGCCGCAGGGCACCGCCCCGGCACCCACCAAGATGTCCCAGAGGATCGGCGCGTCGGTGGGATGGCAGAAGATCTCGAAGCCGTCCTCGCCGGTGTAGCCGGTGCGCGCTACCTTGACCGGACAGGCGGAGACGACCGTCTTCAGGCTGCGGTTTTTCCTGAGGTCGGTGACGTCGTCGTCGCTGTGCCGGCCCAGGAGCAGCGCCGCGCCGGGTCCCTGCAGGGCCATCAGCGCCCAGGTGTCGGCCTCGTCGACGACGTGGGCGTCGTAGCCTTCGGCCACCCCCTTGAGCTGCTCGTAAACCGCTTCGGCGTTCGAGGCATTGGCGACCACAAGATACTCCTCGTCCTCTTCACGGTAGATGTAGAGGTCGTCGACGAGACCGCCTCGGTCGTTGGGCAGCATCGAGTACTGCCCCGACCCCTTCTTGAGTTTGGCTGGGTCGTTCAGGGTGGCGAAGCGCAAGAACTCGGTCGCCTGCGG
This window of the Deinococcota bacterium genome carries:
- the gcvT gene encoding glycine cleavage system aminomethyltransferase GcvT, yielding MKRTPLYENHLALGARMVDFAGWAMPIQYPTGINQEHLAVRNGAGLFDVSHMGEIRVLGPQATEFLRFATLNDPAKLKKGSGQYSMLPNDRGGLVDDLYIYREEDEEYLVVANASNAEAVYEQLKGVAEGYDAHVVDEADTWALMALQGPGAALLLGRHSDDDVTDLRKNRSLKTVVSACPVKVARTGYTGEDGFEIFCHPTDAPILWDILVGAGAVPCGLGARDTLRLEAGFPLFGHEFGADTNPLCSDYAWVVKDKDFYGREAMWKPACQRRLVGLRMLERGIARQGYDVYGGGKLVGQVSSGTISPLTRQSIAMAWLDRGFSAPGSDVNVEIRGQLVPATVVKPPFYP